Within the Pseudobythopirellula maris genome, the region CCATCCAGCCGACCCACGGCGTGAGTGGCGACGGCGAGGTGCACATCGGCTTCAAGGTGGTCGGCGTGCTCGAGCCGACCGGCACGGCCAACGACCGCGCCGTGTTCGTCAACCTGGAGGGTTTCTTCCAGATCGACGACCACGCCTTGGGCGAGCCGGCCGAAGGAGTCGCCAGCGAGCCGCTTCCCGAGACCTCGCGCATCGACGAGCCCCGCGGCGCCCTGCCGCCGGCGAAGCTGTTCGACAACCAGGGCGCCGAGATCGAGCCGCTGCCGATGTCCCAACGCGAGGTGACCTCGATCCTGGTCGCCACGAGCAACGCGTTCGGCTCGATGGCGCTCAGCTCACGGATCAACAAGGATGGCGACACCGTCGCCCAGGCGGTGGCGCCGATCGGCGTGATCGAGTCGCTCCTGAACGCCATCGTCAAACCGGTGCAGATCGTGCTGCTGGTGATGACGGTCCTGATCGTCGTGGTCGCCTCGATCAGCATCCTGGTGAGCATCTACAACTCGATGAGCGAACGGAGCCACGACATCGCCGTGATGCGCGCCTTGGGCGCCAGCCGCTCGGCCGTGATGCTGGTGGTGCTCAGCGAGTCGGTGTTGCTCTCGCTCACCGGCGGGCTATTGGGGATCGTGCTGGGGCACGCGATGGTCGGTCTGGCGGCGCCCTACGTCGAGGCCCAAACCGGCGTGCGGCTCAACGCCCTGGCGTTCGACCCCTGGGAAGCGGCCGTTATCCCCGCCCTGGTCGCTCTGGCGGCGCTGGTGGGGCTGCTGCCCGCCATCTCGGCCTACCGCACTGATGTGGCCAAAGCGCTACAGGGCGCCCGCTGATCGCCTTGCGTTCAATCGAGATCGCATCGCCCGGTCTCCTGCGATTCGGAGCGGGGTATCGGCGTGTCCCGCTGAAGGTTTCGACGGTAAAATCAGTAGTGAGCCTCCTGCGTTCCCCGCCTCCCTCCACCCGCCTGCGACTAGTTGGCGGATCACGTTTTCCATGACACGCCCCCGTCCAATCTTCTTGATCGCGTTGGCGGCCCTGCTGGCCACGGCCGGCATGGTCCGCGCTTGTCCGTTCTGCGTCGCCGAGAACCGCACGCTCAGCGAGGAGATAGCCGACAGCAGCGTGGTGCTGATCGGCTCGCTCGTGGTCGACGAGGACGCCCGCCCCGACGACCCCACGCTCGGCGGCGTGCTCAACCCTCAAGACGGCACGGCGCGGTTCCGCGTCGAGCAGGTGCTCACCGGTGAAACGCTGCTCGGCGACGAGGAGCAGATCGAGGCGATCTACTTCGGCGACCCCCAACAAGACGTGGCGTACCTGCTGCGTGGCGTCGGCGAGCCGCCCGAGTGGAACATCCCGCTGCCGCTCAGCGACGAGGCGGTCGCCTACGTCCCCAAACTGATCGGGCTGCCGGAAAGCGGCGCCGACCGAATGGCGTTCTTCCAGGACTACTTGGAGCACAGCGACTCGCTGCTGGCCCAAGACGCCTACGACGAATTCGCCCGCGCCCCTTACAGCGACGTGCAAGACCTGGCCCCCCGGATGGATCCCGAGCAGCTGATGAGCTGGATCGAAGACCCCGCTGTCAGCCCCAGCCGGCGGCGTCTTTACCTCACGATGCTCGGCGTGTGCGGCGGCAAGGAAGACGCCCGACGCATCGAGCGGCTGCTGCTCTCCGACAGCCGAACCCTCAAACCGGCCGCCCGCGTCACGGTCGACGCGGCAGTCGCAGCCGGCGCGCCGCTGGCCGCGCCGCTGGCCGCCGACGCGCTACTGTCGGCCGAACGGCAGAACAAGCTCGGTCTCGACGCGATGATCGCCTGCTACATCACGCTCAGCGGCAAGGCGGGCGAGGGCGAGCGGGCGATGGACCTGATCGACCGCCGTTTCCTCGCCGACCAGCAAGGCGACTACTCGCACGTCTACTCCACGCTCATGGCGCTGCGTTTCCTGGCCGAGGAAAGCGACGCCGTGCCCCGCGAACGCGTTCTCGTCTCGGCCCGGCTGCTGTTGGGCAGCACCGACTTCGCCGACCAGGTGATTCCCGACCTGGCCCGCTGGGAGGATTGGTCGGTCTTGGACCGTTTGGAAGCGATGTACATCGACCCCGAAGCCGAGGGGGTGCAGCAATACGTCCGCGAGCCGATCGTCGCGTACCTCGACGTGGCCGCCGAGCGCGGCGGCGAGCTCGGCGAACGCGCTACCGCGGCGCTCGCCCGGATCGAGCCGGTCGACGAAAAGGCGTTCAAGCGGGCCCGCAGCCTGCGGGCGTTCGGCTTTTTGGCCCAGGCCCGGCCCGCGCGCGACCCGTTGGAGAACGGCGTGCGTAGTGGTGAGGAGGCGGTCGCCGATCAACTGGCGGCCCAGGAGGGCCCCTCCGAATCGTCCCCGTCGGTCCCCCCCCTGCCCCAAGCGTCTGAGCCTACGGCGGCAACGCCCTCCGCCGACGAAACGCCCGGCCCGGCGAGGGTGGTCGCCGAAACGGTGGCCGACGAGCCGCAGACGATCGAGCAAACCGCCCCGCTGACGCCGCCAAGCCGTTTTGTGCTGCTCGCCACGCCATTGGTTGCCGGAGCGATCTGTCTCGGACTATTCTGGATTATCCTCCGCGGGGGCGTCGCTTGAGCCCGCTGAGGCCGCGACTTCCCCACCTCCCCCCTCGCCGACTCGTCAGAACCTACCGATGCCGACCGAAGCCATTGCCGACGCCCCGTCCGTCGGGGCCACGAGCGAAGACGACTCGCTCGCCTATCGCTCGATCCCCGCCACGGCGATCATGGGGCTGCTGATTTCTTTGTTGGGCGTGGTGGCGCCGATCTCCTCGGGCGGGAATTTCAACACGGCGTTGATGTTGGCCCCGATCCCGCTCGCCGGGCTGCTTTTCTCGCTCTCGGCCCTGTCGACGATCCGTCACGCGCCCGAACTGTACACCGGCGGCAAGATCGCCGGCGCCGGCGCCGCCCTCTCGGTGCTGTTCCTCGTGACGAGCCTCGGCTACGGCGGCTACGTCTACGCCACCGAGACGCCCGACGGCTACGAGCGGATCAGCTTCATCGACATGAAGCCGACCGAAGCGGAAGAGGTGAACCGCACTCCCATACCGCCCGACATCCTTGAGCTGATGAAGAATGAGCAGAAGGTGTTTATCAAGGGCTACATCCGGCCCGACACGATCCAATACCACGAGAACATCAGCGACTTCTTGCTGGTCCGCGACAACTTGCAGTGCTGCTTCGGCCCGATGGCGAAAGTGTACTACTTCGACCAGATCCAGGTGAAGCTCGACCCTGGCATGACGACCGATTACCACACCGGTTTGTTCAGGCTCGGCGGCCTGCTCAAAGTCGGCCCCGGCGACCCCGAGAGCAACACGCCGCTCACATTCCACATGCAAGCCGACTACGTCAAGTAAGTCTTACCGCTGCTTTAGTCCGGGGTGACGTGCACAAGCGACGATACCATGCACCGCCGAGCCCGCGTCCGTGCGCCCGCTTGCGGCTGAGCTTTTGCATCGGCTTGCTTTGCGCCGGCTGCGGCGAGGCGCCGCCCGAGATCGCCGCCGACGCGGCGAGCGAGACGGCGGTGCAAGACGCCGCCGCCGAAGATCGCGCCGCCGAAAGGCCTGCGGCCGCCGGCCCGGAGCACGACTCCGACCGCTTGCTCGACAAAACCTTCGACGACCTGGTGTTCGACATCGAGCCCGACGAGCCTTTCGAGCGGTCGATGATCACCCCCGAGGTCGAGGCGTTGGCCGGGCGCCGGGTCCGTTTGCGGGGCTACATCTACCCCACGATGCAGAAGCACCACCTCAAGCAGTTCGTGTTGGTGCGCGACAACCAGGAGTGCTGCTTCGGCCCCGGCGCCGCGCTCTACGACTGCGTGCTGGTCGAGATGGCCCCCGGCAAGACGGCCAGCTACGGGATCCGCCCGGTCGCGGTCGAGGGGCGGCTGCGCATCGAGCCGCTCACGTTCGACGGCAAGACGCTCGGCGTCTTCCAGATGATCGCCGACTCGGTGGATTGAGGCGCCCGCCCTCAGGCGCGGCTCTCCCCGCGTCACTGCTCGTTGTTGAGCCCGAGCTTCTTGAACCAGCGGCCCTGCGAGTCTTCCGGCTTGCCGCTGGGGGCGTTCGTTTGCATCGCCTCGAGTTCTTGCCGCCAAGCGGCGAGCTCGGACTGCTGGCGGGCGATCGCCGCCCGCTCGACCGACACCTCGAGCTCCGCCTCGCGCAGCTTGGCGAGCAGCTCTTGCTCGATCTGCGAGAGCCGCTTCCGCTCGGCCTGGATCACTTCGCTCTCGTCGAGGATGGCGGTGCGCACCTGCTCGTCGCCGGCGCCCTGCTGCTGGAGGGCTTCCTCGAGCTCGGCGGCGAGGCGGGCGATCTCGCGGTCCTTCTCGGCGAGCGCCTCGTCGGTGATGCGAATCGTCCCTTCGATCGTCGCTCGCTCCTCGGCCCGTTGCTCCGCCTCCCGGGGGTCTTCGGGCTCGTACTCGCCCTCGAGGGCGGCCAGCATGCGCCGCTTCTGGGCCTCCCAGTCGTTGGCGCCGTCGTCCACCGGCGCGGGCACGGCGGCGGCGCCGCCGCCTTGCGCCAGCTGCTCTTCGAGCCGCGATTTCTCTTCCTTGAGCTCGCGGAGGTCCTCGACCGCCATCTCGAAGCGACGCCGCAGGTCGACCAGCTCCTCCGAGTCGTCGGCCGGTTCCGAGGGCGCTTGACGGGAGAGGTCTTCAATCTTCTGAGCGAGTTCGTCGCGTTCGTTCCGCAACGAGATCAGCTCGGCCGCCTCGGCGGCGCCCAGCTCGGGCCGCTCGGCCAACTGCTGCTCCAGCTCGGCGGCGCGCTCGCGGTGCTGCTGCAGATCGGCCATCGCGATCTCGCATTTCTGCTGCAGCTCGAGCTCGGTCTGCGACGGAGCGCTGCGCTGCGTCTCGGCCTGCTCGAGCCGCGCCGCGGCGTCGGCGAGCGCCCGCTGTGCGTCGCTCAGCTCACACTCCACCCGTTGCCGATCGCGGCGTTCGGACTCGTTGGCGTGGTTGAGCTGGTCGCGCTGACGGAGCAATTGGTCTCGTTCGCGCGCCAACGCGTCGCGCTCGGCCGAGAGCTCGTCGCGTTCGTGGCTCGCCTGCTGGCCGGTGCGGATCGAACGGTCGGCGGCCTGCCGCTCACGCAAGGCGAGTTGGGCCTCGACCTGATCGCGGAGCGACTCCCACTCGCTGCGTTCCTCCTGCCACTCGCGGCGCCGGAGCTCGAACGAGTGGCGTTCGGCCTCGAGCAAATGGGCCTGCTGGGCGAGCCGCTCGGACTCGTCGCGGACCCGCTCTTCGACGATCGCTTCGACCGCCGCCGCCGACGACTGGTCCATCCGCTCCGCCAGGTCGCGCTCCAACGCCCGGAACGAGTCGCTCGCGTTGTCGAACGAATCCTCTAGCTGGTCGCGCAGCGCCTGGATCGACGCGGCAGATTGCTGCGCGAGCTCGTCGAGAGGATCGGATTCGGCGGGGGTGGGGTCCATTCCCGGTCGGCAAAATATTCGTGTTGGCGTGTCCCAGCGGCGCCGGCGCGCGGCTTCTCCATGCGGACCCTGCGCCCCACGGGCGCAAAGCTCCATCGGTATATAGGTTACGGGGGGCGTATGCCCAAAAAGTGGGGGGGCGGGTCGTGCGGGTGGCGCCGGTTGCGGCGGGGCATGGCCGCAAGTCGCGCGCGCCGCGGGCGGTTTCGCCCGAATAGGGCCGCTTCGCCCGGGCGCCAGGGCAAGCCCGGTTCAGCATCCCGCAACTATTTTGGGTCGTTCACCCGGCACTCGGGCTGCTTGCCCTGCAAGAAATCGGCCGCCTGGCGGGCCACCCGCGTCCTCAGCTCGTGGATCGCCTCGGTCGAGCAGAACGCCGTGTGCGGGGTTACCACCACCCGCGGGTCGTTGTAGGGCGCACGGCCGAGGTCGGGCGGCTCGACGTCCTGCACGTCGAGCGCTGCGCCGGCCAGATTGCCCGCGTCGAGCGCCGCGGCCAGGGCGTCGTGGTCGACCAACCCGCCACGGGCGGTGTTGATCAAGAAGGCCGTCGGCTTCATTTGCTCGAAGGTCTCACGCCGCATCATGTGGTGCGTCTCATCGGTGAGCGGCGCGCAGAGGGCCACGTGGTCGCTCTCGGCAAGGAGCTTCTCTAGGGGCAGCCACTCGACGCCGTCGGGCGCTTCGCGCGAGCGGTTCGTGCCGACCACCCGCATGCCGAGCGCTGCTGCCTTGGCGGCCAGGCTCTTGCCGATGCGTCCCAGCCCCACCAGGCCGAGCGTCTTGCCCTCGACCCGCTCGATCGGCAGGTGCGACGATAAGTCGTACTCACCGCGCTTCGTGGCCCAATGGCTCTCGGCGATCTTGCGGGCCATCGTCAGCACAAGCGCCAGTGTGTGCTCGGCCACCTCGCGGTAGCAGTAGTCGGGCACGTTGGTGACCAGCACGCCTCGTTCGGTCGCGTGCTCCACGTCGATGTTGTCGAGCCCGATGCCGGTGCGGGCGATGTGCCGGCAGTTCTTCGCGGCGTCGATCACCCGCGCCGTCACGGGCGCCCAGCAGGTGAGCACCACATCGGCGTCGCCGACCTCACGGGCGAGCGTCTCCTCGCGGTTGTCGCTGGCGGTGCGCAGCTCACACCCGGCCTCGGCGAGGATCTTGCGCTCCAGCTCGATGTCGGGCCAGGGGTAGTCGGTGTAGAAGGCGTTGGGCATAGACCAATTATCCCCTCCCCCTGGTGGGGAGGGCTAGGGAGGGGGGAAAGCCCCGTGTGCTCGGGTTCTTCACCCCTCCCCAATGTGTCTTCGAGGGTACGGCCTCCCCATCAAGGTCTGGGGATTTTTCTCGCTCATCGTTTGTCTATCGTCTGAATTTGTCGCGCGAAGTTCGCCCGAATCACCTCGCGCCGCAGGCTCAACTTCGCCGTCATCTCGCCCAGTTCCTGCGAGAAGCCCCGGGGCAACACGAAGAAATCGTGAACCTGCTCCTCCCGGGCGGCGCCGGTGAGGGCGCCGTCGATCGCTTCGCGAAACACCTCCCGCACCCGTGGGTGCGAGACGGCCCGCCGCTTGGACCAGACCCACAGCCGCTCGCGCTTGATCAGCGCCCGCAGTCGATCGCGGCTCGGCACAACGAGCGCACGCAAGCCCTTCTCGCCGTCGCCGATGACACATGCCTGCTCGATCCAGGGCGACGCGGCGAGCATCGCCTCGACGCGCGACGGCGCCACGTTCTTGCCGGTCGACAGTACTACCAGCTCCTTCTTGCGGCCGGTGATCGTGAGGAAGCCCTCTTCGTCGAGCGATCCGAGGTCGCCGGTGTGCAGCCAACCGTCCTTGAGCACCTCGGCGGTCGGCTCGGGGTTGTTCCAGTAGCCGAGCATGACGTTCGGCCCACGGACCAAGACCTCGCCGTCGTCGGCCGTTCGCACCTCAACGCCCGGCAGCGGCTTGCCAACGGTTCCGAGCTTGTGCGTGTCGGGCGTGTTCACGGTCACGACGGGCGACGCCTCGGTCAGCCCGTAGCCGGTGTAGAGCGGCACGCCCTCGTCGAAGAACCGCCGCTCGACGGCCGGCGCCAGCGCGGCCCCGCCGCAGTAGCAACGCTTGATCTCGCCGCCGAAGAGTTCGCGCAGCGAGAGCCCTTGGGCGTCGGCCAAGTCGATCGCCTTCTGGAAGAAGTACGGCACGCCGTTCACCACGGTCGGGTGGACTATCTGGCAGTCTCGAAAGACCGTCTCGCGCGACTCGGCCAGCACGAGACGCGAGCCTCGCAGCAGCCAAATGTGGAGGTCGCCGGTGCGGGCGTAGAGGTGATGAAACGGCAGGAAGGTGAGCCGAAGTTCGTCGCCGCTGCCGCCGCTTGCCTCGCTTAGCGCCCTGGCGTTGGCCAAGAGATTCTCGTGCGAGAGCATCACCCGCCGCGGCTCGGCGCCGGTGCCGGAGGTCGTGACCACCGTGGCGGGAGGGGGCTCGCCTGGC harbors:
- a CDS encoding AMP-dependent synthetase/ligase, with amino-acid sequence MTETSTINAALAANVAQQPDKPALGTIWDGVLVWVTWEQLHGQVQKRVAELGEQGFSGGDAVEENRSNEFDWIVHTLAVMRIGATLVPPGFDGRLPGEPPPATVVTTSGTGAEPRRVMLSHENLLANARALSEASGGSGDELRLTFLPFHHLYARTGDLHIWLLRGSRLVLAESRETVFRDCQIVHPTVVNGVPYFFQKAIDLADAQGLSLRELFGGEIKRCYCGGAALAPAVERRFFDEGVPLYTGYGLTEASPVVTVNTPDTHKLGTVGKPLPGVEVRTADDGEVLVRGPNVMLGYWNNPEPTAEVLKDGWLHTGDLGSLDEEGFLTITGRKKELVVLSTGKNVAPSRVEAMLAASPWIEQACVIGDGEKGLRALVVPSRDRLRALIKRERLWVWSKRRAVSHPRVREVFREAIDGALTGAAREEQVHDFFVLPRGFSQELGEMTAKLSLRREVIRANFARQIQTIDKR
- a CDS encoding DUF3299 domain-containing protein, which gives rise to MRLSFCIGLLCAGCGEAPPEIAADAASETAVQDAAAEDRAAERPAAAGPEHDSDRLLDKTFDDLVFDIEPDEPFERSMITPEVEALAGRRVRLRGYIYPTMQKHHLKQFVLVRDNQECCFGPGAALYDCVLVEMAPGKTASYGIRPVAVEGRLRIEPLTFDGKTLGVFQMIADSVD
- a CDS encoding ABC transporter permease yields the protein MSFWKIAWRNMQQRGLASSLTALSMALGVAAMVGVIVIHSVTVRQFQQSAHGYNLIVGGKGGALQLVLSTVYHLGQPLYPISYDYYRKFVDGEFASVTDVAIPYCLGDSFDPSNGEDERGLMYRVVATTPDLFNKLNYGIERDGTFKRYEFSEGRNFLVQNAYEAVVGSVVAAQADLHEGDTIQPTHGVSGDGEVHIGFKVVGVLEPTGTANDRAVFVNLEGFFQIDDHALGEPAEGVASEPLPETSRIDEPRGALPPAKLFDNQGAEIEPLPMSQREVTSILVATSNAFGSMALSSRINKDGDTVAQAVAPIGVIESLLNAIVKPVQIVLLVMTVLIVVVASISILVSIYNSMSERSHDIAVMRALGASRSAVMLVVLSESVLLSLTGGLLGIVLGHAMVGLAAPYVEAQTGVRLNALAFDPWEAAVIPALVALAALVGLLPAISAYRTDVAKALQGAR
- a CDS encoding C-terminal binding protein — protein: MPNAFYTDYPWPDIELERKILAEAGCELRTASDNREETLAREVGDADVVLTCWAPVTARVIDAAKNCRHIARTGIGLDNIDVEHATERGVLVTNVPDYCYREVAEHTLALVLTMARKIAESHWATKRGEYDLSSHLPIERVEGKTLGLVGLGRIGKSLAAKAAALGMRVVGTNRSREAPDGVEWLPLEKLLAESDHVALCAPLTDETHHMMRRETFEQMKPTAFLINTARGGLVDHDALAAALDAGNLAGAALDVQDVEPPDLGRAPYNDPRVVVTPHTAFCSTEAIHELRTRVARQAADFLQGKQPECRVNDPK